In Kitasatospora sp. NA04385, a single genomic region encodes these proteins:
- a CDS encoding CU044_2847 family protein has translation MTNAPVPGTVEIALEDGTVLHAAVRPGPGRPAGDAGAAASAVTHGLGEVRRTVRAVGRWARETAREAGEPDGFEVEFGLTLAVKSGRLIGVLAEASGEASLVVRLSWQRPDDRPAA, from the coding sequence ATGACGAACGCACCGGTGCCCGGCACCGTGGAGATCGCCCTGGAGGACGGCACCGTCCTGCACGCCGCGGTCCGCCCGGGCCCGGGCCGCCCGGCGGGGGACGCGGGGGCGGCCGCCTCGGCCGTCACGCACGGCCTCGGCGAGGTGCGGCGCACGGTGCGCGCGGTCGGGCGCTGGGCGCGCGAGACGGCGCGCGAGGCGGGCGAACCGGACGGCTTCGAGGTGGAGTTCGGCCTCACCCTGGCGGTGAAGTCCGGCCGCCTGATCGGCGTGCTCGCGGAAGCCTCCGGCGAGGCCAGCCTGGTGGTCCGGCTGAGCTGGCAGCGGCCGGACGACCGCCCCGCCGCGTGA
- a CDS encoding sulfite oxidase-like oxidoreductase, with protein MGTMGQREPEQQPTTDPRLPPGQRPQRGWPVLHYGPVPRFKPQSWDFQVFGATADAEKARWDFAGFHALPKTTVRGDLHCVTKFSMLGNEWTGVAAKTVLDLVPPDPSVTHVMVWAEYGYSANLRLADFADPSTVLATHHDGRTLTLEHGFPVRLVVPHLYAWKGPKWVRAVEYMRADRRGFWEERGYHNLADPWREQRYSYQEQPGDGPLR; from the coding sequence ATGGGGACCATGGGTCAGCGCGAACCGGAACAGCAGCCGACGACTGACCCGAGGCTCCCCCCGGGGCAGCGGCCGCAGCGCGGCTGGCCGGTCCTGCACTACGGGCCGGTGCCCCGGTTCAAGCCGCAGAGCTGGGACTTCCAGGTGTTCGGGGCCACCGCCGACGCGGAGAAGGCCAGGTGGGACTTCGCCGGCTTCCACGCCCTGCCCAAGACCACCGTCCGCGGCGATCTGCACTGCGTCACCAAGTTCTCGATGCTCGGCAACGAGTGGACCGGCGTCGCCGCCAAGACCGTCCTCGACCTCGTCCCGCCCGACCCGTCGGTCACCCACGTGATGGTCTGGGCCGAGTACGGCTACAGCGCCAACCTGCGGCTGGCCGACTTCGCCGACCCGTCCACCGTCCTCGCCACCCACCACGACGGCCGCACCCTCACCCTGGAGCACGGCTTCCCGGTCCGCCTGGTGGTGCCCCACCTGTACGCCTGGAAGGGCCCCAAGTGGGTGCGCGCCGTCGAGTACATGCGGGCCGACCGGCGCGGCTTCTGGGAGGAGCGCGGCTACCACAACCTCGCCGACCCCTGGCGCGAGCAGCGCTACTCCTACCAGGAGCAGCCCGGGGACGGCCCGCTGCGCTGA
- the bfr gene encoding bacterioferritin, translated as MQGDPEVIEFLNEQLTAELTAINQYFLHAKMQENFGWTKLAKYTRHESFDEMKHAEILTDRILFLDGLPNYQRLFHVRIGQTVKEMFEADRQVEVEAIDRLRRGIVVMRAKNDVTSANIFEAILEDEEHHIDYLDTQLELLDKLGEALYIAQLIEQPES; from the coding sequence ATGCAGGGCGACCCCGAGGTCATCGAGTTCCTCAACGAGCAGTTGACCGCCGAACTCACCGCCATCAACCAGTACTTCCTGCACGCGAAGATGCAGGAGAACTTCGGCTGGACCAAGCTCGCCAAGTACACCCGGCACGAGTCCTTCGACGAGATGAAGCACGCCGAGATCCTGACCGACCGGATCCTCTTCCTGGACGGCCTGCCGAACTACCAGCGGCTGTTCCACGTCCGGATCGGGCAGACCGTCAAGGAGATGTTCGAGGCCGACCGGCAGGTCGAGGTCGAGGCGATCGACCGGCTGCGGCGCGGGATCGTGGTGATGCGCGCCAAGAACGACGTCACCTCGGCGAACATCTTCGAGGCCATCCTGGAGGACGAGGAGCACCACATCGACTACCTGGACACCCAGCTGGAACTGCTGGACAAGCTCGGCGAGGCGCTCTACATCGCGCAGCTGATCGAGCAGCCGGAGAGCTGA
- a CDS encoding class II 3-deoxy-7-phosphoheptulonate synthase, with protein sequence MTVTNHSWQSLPAAQQPEWPDQEALRKTLAELASYPPLVFAGECDQLRARLAAVARGEAFLLQGGDCAEAFDAVSADQIRNKLKTLLQMAAVLTYAASVPVVKVGRIAGQYSKPRSKSTETRDGVTLPTYRGDSVNGFEFTAEARIPDPERLKRMYNASAATLNLVRAFTTGGYADLRQVHAWNQDFVRNSPAGQRYEQLAREIDQALAFMNACGVAPEEFKTVEFFSSHEALILDYETALTRTDSRTGELYDVSGHMVWIGERTRQLDHAHIEFASKIRNPIGVKLGPTTTVDDALTLIDRLDPEREPGRLTFITRMGAGKIRDHLPTLVEKVTASGAQVVWITDPMHGNTFEASSGHKTRKFDDVLDEVRGFFEVHRALGTHPGGIHVELTGDDVTECVGGGDEVLVDDLHQRYETACDPRLNRSQSLDLAFLVAEMYRGQ encoded by the coding sequence GTGACCGTGACTAACCACTCCTGGCAGTCCCTGCCCGCGGCGCAGCAGCCTGAATGGCCGGACCAAGAGGCTCTGCGCAAGACCCTTGCCGAGCTCGCCTCCTATCCGCCCCTCGTCTTCGCGGGCGAGTGCGACCAGCTGCGCGCCCGGCTCGCGGCCGTCGCGCGTGGTGAGGCGTTCCTGCTCCAGGGCGGCGACTGCGCCGAGGCGTTCGACGCCGTGTCGGCCGACCAGATCCGGAACAAGCTGAAGACGCTGCTGCAGATGGCGGCGGTCCTCACCTACGCGGCCTCGGTGCCGGTGGTGAAGGTCGGCCGGATCGCCGGCCAGTACTCCAAGCCCCGTTCCAAGAGCACCGAGACCCGCGACGGCGTGACGCTGCCGACCTACCGCGGCGACTCGGTCAACGGCTTCGAGTTCACCGCCGAGGCCCGCATCCCGGACCCGGAGCGCCTGAAGCGGATGTACAACGCCTCCGCCGCGACGCTCAACCTGGTGCGCGCCTTCACCACCGGCGGCTACGCCGACCTGCGCCAGGTGCACGCCTGGAACCAGGACTTCGTGCGCAACTCCCCGGCCGGCCAGCGCTACGAGCAGCTGGCCCGGGAGATCGACCAGGCGCTGGCCTTCATGAACGCCTGCGGGGTGGCCCCGGAGGAGTTCAAGACGGTCGAGTTCTTCTCCTCGCACGAGGCGCTGATCCTGGACTACGAGACGGCGCTGACCCGCACCGACTCGCGCACCGGCGAGCTGTACGACGTCTCCGGCCACATGGTGTGGATCGGCGAGCGCACCCGGCAGCTGGACCACGCGCACATCGAGTTCGCGTCGAAGATCCGCAACCCGATCGGCGTCAAGCTCGGCCCCACCACCACGGTGGACGACGCGCTGACCCTGATCGACCGCCTCGACCCGGAGCGCGAGCCCGGCCGGCTCACCTTCATCACCCGGATGGGCGCGGGCAAGATCCGCGACCACCTGCCGACCCTGGTGGAGAAGGTCACCGCGTCCGGCGCCCAGGTGGTGTGGATCACCGACCCGATGCACGGCAACACCTTCGAGGCCTCCAGCGGCCACAAGACCCGCAAGTTCGACGACGTGCTGGACGAGGTCCGGGGCTTCTTCGAGGTGCACCGCGCGCTGGGCACCCACCCGGGCGGCATCCACGTGGAGCTGACCGGCGACGACGTCACCGAGTGCGTCGGCGGCGGCGACGAGGTGCTGGTCGACGACCTGCACCAGCGCTACGAGACGGCCTGCGACCCGCGGCTCAACCGCAGCCAGTCGCTGGACCTGGCGTTCCTGGTCGCCGAGATGTACCGCGGCCAGTGA
- a CDS encoding anthranilate synthase family protein has product MTTTATALLARLAAPGAPAFALLHRRAPRLAPDTVELLVGEVSEHAALADLPVPAGAPDGGPRHDLLALVPYAQIRERGFAARQDGTPLRALSVREQYALPLAEVLAALPDAPVELRGGEFDIDDEEYAEIVRRVIEDEIGRGAGANFVIRRDFRAELAGYSTPTALTLLRRLLEHERGAYWTFLVHTGDRVLVGASPEVHVRQSGGTVVMNPISGTYRYPAGGPDADSLLEFLRDPKELEELTMVVDEELKMMCAVGDLGGQVLGPRLKEMSHLAHTEYELRGRTSLDVREVLRETMFAATVTGSPVQNATRVIDRYERGGRGYYSGALALIGRSASGGQQLDSPICIRAADIDPADGSLVVRVGATLVRHSDPYSEVAETHAKAAGVLSAIGARPARPAREAAARPRLAEDHRVQAALDSRRAGLAPFWLRMQQPAAPLPGADTLVVDGEDTFTAMLAHLLRSLGHTVTVVRYDAPGLRERAAAHRGPLVLGPGPGDPADPADPKMALLRPVVADALAAVRSGERTAPLLAVCLGHQLLSARLGLPLARKAVPYQGAQEAVDLFGTRRTIGFYNTFTARCDDAAARRLAAEGIEVSRDARTGDVHALRGPGFAGLQFHPESVLTREGVEIVAELLGAAAAVRG; this is encoded by the coding sequence GTGACCACCACCGCCACCGCCCTGCTCGCCCGACTCGCCGCCCCCGGCGCCCCGGCCTTCGCCCTGCTGCACCGGCGCGCGCCCCGGCTCGCCCCCGACACCGTCGAACTGCTGGTCGGCGAGGTCTCCGAGCACGCGGCGCTGGCCGACCTGCCCGTCCCGGCGGGCGCCCCGGACGGCGGCCCGCGGCACGACCTGCTGGCCCTCGTCCCGTACGCGCAGATCCGCGAACGCGGCTTCGCGGCCCGCCAGGACGGCACCCCGCTGCGGGCGCTGTCCGTCCGGGAGCAGTACGCGCTGCCGCTGGCCGAGGTGCTGGCCGCGCTGCCCGACGCCCCGGTGGAGCTGCGCGGCGGGGAGTTCGACATCGACGACGAGGAGTACGCGGAGATCGTCCGCCGGGTGATCGAGGACGAGATCGGGCGCGGCGCGGGCGCCAACTTCGTGATCCGGCGCGATTTCCGGGCCGAGTTGGCCGGATACTCCACCCCCACCGCGCTGACCCTGCTGCGCCGGCTGCTGGAGCACGAGCGCGGCGCGTACTGGACCTTCCTGGTGCACACCGGCGACCGGGTGCTGGTCGGCGCCTCGCCCGAGGTCCACGTCCGGCAGTCCGGCGGCACCGTGGTGATGAACCCGATCTCCGGCACCTACCGCTACCCGGCCGGCGGCCCGGACGCCGACTCGCTGCTGGAGTTCCTGCGCGACCCCAAGGAGCTGGAGGAGCTCACCATGGTGGTCGACGAGGAGCTGAAGATGATGTGCGCGGTCGGCGACCTCGGCGGGCAGGTGCTCGGCCCGCGGCTGAAGGAGATGTCGCACCTGGCGCACACCGAGTACGAACTGCGCGGCCGCACCTCGCTGGACGTCCGCGAGGTGCTGCGGGAGACCATGTTCGCCGCCACCGTCACCGGCAGCCCCGTGCAGAACGCCACCCGGGTGATCGACCGGTACGAGCGCGGCGGGCGCGGCTACTACTCCGGCGCGCTCGCCCTGATCGGCCGCTCGGCCAGCGGCGGCCAGCAGCTGGACTCGCCGATCTGCATCCGGGCCGCCGACATCGACCCCGCCGACGGCTCGCTGGTGGTGCGGGTCGGCGCCACCCTGGTGCGGCACTCCGACCCGTACTCCGAGGTCGCCGAGACGCACGCCAAGGCCGCCGGGGTGCTCTCCGCGATCGGCGCCCGCCCGGCCCGGCCCGCCCGGGAGGCCGCCGCCCGGCCCCGGCTCGCCGAGGACCACCGGGTGCAGGCCGCGCTGGACTCCCGCCGGGCCGGCCTGGCCCCGTTCTGGCTGCGGATGCAGCAGCCCGCCGCGCCGCTGCCCGGCGCCGACACCCTGGTGGTGGACGGCGAGGACACCTTCACCGCGATGCTCGCCCACCTGCTGCGCTCGCTCGGCCACACCGTCACCGTGGTCCGCTACGACGCCCCCGGGCTGCGCGAACGGGCCGCCGCGCACCGCGGGCCGCTGGTGCTCGGCCCCGGCCCCGGCGACCCGGCCGACCCGGCCGACCCGAAGATGGCGCTGCTGCGCCCGGTGGTCGCCGACGCGCTGGCCGCCGTCCGCTCCGGGGAGCGCACCGCGCCGCTGCTCGCGGTCTGCCTCGGCCACCAGCTGCTCTCCGCGCGGCTCGGGCTGCCGCTGGCCCGCAAGGCGGTGCCGTACCAGGGCGCCCAGGAGGCGGTCGACCTGTTCGGCACCCGCCGCACCATCGGCTTCTACAACACCTTCACCGCCCGCTGCGACGACGCAGCGGCCCGGCGGCTGGCCGCCGAGGGGATCGAGGTCTCCCGGGACGCCCGCACCGGCGACGTGCACGCGCTGCGCGGCCCCGGCTTCGCCGGCCTGCAGTTCCACCCCGAGTCGGTGCTCACCCGGGAGGGCGTGGAGATCGTCGCCGAACTGCTGGGCGCCGCCGCGGCCGTGCGCGGCTGA
- a CDS encoding bacterioferritin-associated ferredoxin, which translates to MYVCMCHAVTEAQVKQKIDEGANTPRQIAQGCKAGTDCGSCVRRIQALLGEHGARPCPTARLAERLGLADPATAPAVAPKAA; encoded by the coding sequence ATGTACGTGTGCATGTGCCACGCGGTCACCGAGGCCCAGGTCAAGCAGAAGATCGACGAGGGGGCCAACACCCCGCGCCAGATAGCCCAGGGCTGCAAGGCCGGCACCGACTGCGGTTCCTGCGTGCGGCGCATCCAGGCGCTGCTCGGCGAGCACGGCGCCCGCCCCTGCCCGACCGCCCGGCTGGCCGAACGGCTCGGCCTGGCCGACCCGGCCACCGCTCCCGCCGTCGCCCCGAAGGCCGCCTGA
- the pknB gene encoding Stk1 family PASTA domain-containing Ser/Thr kinase: protein MTLDDPLHGVLLDGRYRIEQRIAVGGMATVYRGTDTRLDRTVALKLMHPSLIGDADFTARFIREAKAVARLAHPNVVNVLDQGADPRAVFMAMEYVPGRNLRDVLRDRGALSVRAALDVLEPVLAALGAAHRAGLVHRDVKPENVLITDNGMVKVADFGLVRVLEGGDATGASATETGQLLGTVSYLAPEQIRQEPTDQRVDVYAAGILLYEMLTGAKPHTGEHAAQVMYRHLHEDVPAPSLTAPAVGPELDAIVAAATSRDPQARPWDAVELLAAVQRARRSLPVEQLDAEPPASTRPTPRYSPGEATAVLEQLPPLERTSVLEVPPELLPPVRPVVNDDPPRGRPRRSPRSAFGRHPAAWSAVLVALLLVVGGVTYALSSAVYATVPSVLGQNREQAAATLDRQGLHGSFSEQFSESVPNGSVISTDPGVGAKVRKSDGVKVLLSRGPERVAVPDVTGRPQADAAKALGDARLTAGTSREEYSDTVPKGSVISTDPAAGSSQSPGSPVALTVSKGMHVVPDVKGMGKEDASKALQDAGFVPEIAGLIPLGKVTGQSPAANTPAKQGSTVTITISLF, encoded by the coding sequence ATGACCCTCGACGACCCCCTGCACGGCGTGCTGCTCGACGGCCGCTACCGGATTGAGCAGCGGATCGCGGTCGGCGGCATGGCGACCGTCTACCGGGGCACCGACACCCGGCTGGACCGGACGGTGGCGCTGAAGCTGATGCACCCCTCGCTGATCGGGGACGCCGACTTCACGGCCCGCTTCATCCGGGAGGCGAAGGCGGTGGCCCGGCTTGCCCACCCGAACGTGGTGAACGTGCTGGACCAGGGCGCCGACCCGCGGGCCGTGTTCATGGCGATGGAGTACGTGCCCGGCCGCAACCTGCGCGACGTGCTGCGCGACCGCGGGGCGCTGTCGGTGCGGGCCGCGCTGGACGTGCTGGAGCCGGTGCTGGCGGCGCTCGGCGCGGCGCACCGGGCCGGCCTGGTGCACCGGGACGTCAAGCCGGAGAACGTGCTGATCACCGACAACGGCATGGTGAAGGTCGCCGACTTCGGCCTGGTCCGGGTGCTGGAGGGCGGCGACGCGACGGGCGCCTCGGCCACCGAGACCGGCCAGCTGCTGGGCACCGTCTCCTACCTGGCGCCGGAGCAGATCCGCCAGGAGCCCACCGACCAGCGGGTGGACGTCTACGCGGCGGGCATCCTGCTGTACGAGATGCTGACCGGCGCCAAGCCGCACACCGGGGAGCACGCCGCCCAGGTGATGTACCGGCACCTGCACGAGGACGTCCCGGCGCCGTCGCTGACCGCGCCCGCGGTGGGCCCGGAGCTGGACGCGATAGTGGCGGCGGCGACCTCCCGGGACCCGCAGGCCCGGCCGTGGGACGCGGTGGAGCTGCTGGCCGCGGTGCAGCGGGCCCGCCGCTCGCTGCCCGTCGAGCAGTTGGACGCGGAGCCGCCCGCCTCGACCCGGCCCACCCCGCGCTACAGCCCGGGCGAGGCCACCGCGGTGCTCGAGCAGCTCCCGCCGCTGGAGCGCACCAGCGTGCTGGAGGTCCCGCCGGAGCTGCTGCCGCCGGTGCGCCCGGTGGTGAACGACGACCCGCCGCGCGGCCGGCCGCGCCGCTCCCCCCGCTCGGCCTTCGGCCGCCACCCGGCGGCCTGGTCGGCGGTGCTGGTCGCGCTGCTGCTGGTGGTGGGCGGCGTGACGTACGCGCTGTCCAGCGCGGTGTACGCGACGGTGCCCAGCGTGCTGGGGCAGAACCGGGAGCAGGCGGCGGCGACGCTGGACCGGCAGGGCCTGCACGGCTCGTTCAGCGAGCAGTTCAGCGAGTCGGTGCCGAACGGCTCGGTGATCTCCACCGACCCGGGGGTGGGCGCCAAGGTCCGCAAGAGCGACGGGGTGAAGGTGCTGCTCTCGCGCGGCCCGGAGCGGGTGGCGGTGCCGGACGTGACCGGCCGTCCGCAGGCGGACGCCGCCAAGGCGCTGGGCGACGCCCGGCTGACGGCGGGCACCAGCCGCGAGGAGTACAGCGACACCGTGCCGAAGGGCTCGGTGATCTCCACCGACCCGGCGGCCGGCAGCAGCCAGTCGCCCGGCTCGCCGGTGGCGCTGACCGTCTCCAAGGGCATGCACGTGGTGCCGGACGTCAAGGGGATGGGCAAGGAGGACGCCTCGAAGGCCCTGCAGGACGCCGGGTTCGTGCCGGAGATCGCCGGTCTGATCCCGCTCGGCAAGGTCACCGGCCAGTCCCCCGCGGCGAACACCCCGGCGAAGCAGGGCAGCACCGTGACGATCACCATCAGCCTGTTCTGA
- a CDS encoding response regulator transcription factor, whose translation MTTEQPVRVMVVDDHPMWRDGVARDLAEAGFAVVATAGDGEEAVRRARASTPQVVVLDLNLPALSGAEVCRRVVAADPAVRVLVLSASGEHADVLEAVKSGATGYLVKSAGREELLDAVRRTAVGDPVFTPGLAGLVLGEFRRLASEPGTPAEPAAPQLTPRETEVLRLVAKGLSYRQIADRLVLSHRTVQNHVQNTLGKLQLHNRVELVRYAIERGLDEELG comes from the coding sequence ATGACGACTGAGCAGCCGGTGCGCGTGATGGTGGTGGACGACCACCCGATGTGGCGCGACGGGGTGGCCCGGGACTTGGCGGAGGCCGGGTTCGCCGTGGTCGCCACCGCGGGGGACGGCGAGGAGGCGGTGCGCCGGGCCCGGGCCAGCACCCCCCAGGTGGTGGTGCTGGACCTCAACCTGCCCGCGCTGTCCGGTGCCGAGGTGTGCCGCCGGGTGGTGGCCGCCGACCCGGCGGTGCGGGTGCTGGTGCTCTCCGCCAGCGGCGAGCACGCCGACGTGCTGGAGGCGGTGAAGTCCGGGGCGACCGGCTACCTGGTGAAGTCGGCCGGCCGGGAGGAACTGCTCGACGCGGTGCGCCGCACCGCCGTCGGCGACCCGGTGTTCACCCCCGGCCTGGCCGGCCTGGTGCTGGGCGAGTTCCGCCGGCTGGCCTCCGAGCCGGGCACCCCCGCCGAGCCCGCCGCCCCGCAGCTGACCCCGCGGGAGACCGAGGTGCTGCGGCTGGTCGCCAAGGGCCTGTCCTACCGGCAGATCGCCGACCGCCTGGTGCTCTCGCACCGCACCGTGCAGAACCACGTCCAGAACACCCTGGGCAAGCTGCAGCTGCACAACCGGGTCGAGCTGGTCCGGTACGCGATCGAACGGGGGCTGGACGAGGAACTGGGCTGA
- a CDS encoding transporter substrate-binding domain-containing protein has product MHVPRPAVHLAAGLLLLGTAASGCSGGGDDPPFDSLPVKVGFKTDRPGMSEFTDKGVYDGFEPHLTMKVLGSRKLDYTSLTVTTANWEDALTDGKANHNKVDLVVADVSERDSLKRDYDLAGPYLQTPLGVLLKAGDTRAVAKSEDLKPLRVCVTGGTTAEAQLKDIGPRVTVTGTDLRECLARVDDDTADAVLSDYLVLQGVAANSGGGGQRAYRVARDAHIGKTQFLMMVLPKGHRKACELLRGAINDYLQDPDWMNALRTSFGFGPDFTDKELRDTFKPVTTSAGDRCSA; this is encoded by the coding sequence GTGCACGTCCCGCGCCCCGCCGTCCACCTGGCGGCCGGACTGCTCCTGCTCGGCACCGCCGCGTCCGGCTGCTCCGGCGGCGGCGACGATCCGCCGTTCGACAGCCTGCCGGTCAAGGTCGGCTTCAAGACCGACCGGCCCGGCATGTCCGAGTTCACCGACAAGGGCGTGTACGACGGCTTCGAGCCGCACCTGACCATGAAGGTGCTCGGCTCCCGCAAGCTCGACTACACCTCGCTGACGGTGACCACCGCCAACTGGGAGGACGCCCTCACCGACGGCAAGGCCAACCACAACAAGGTCGACCTGGTGGTCGCCGACGTCTCCGAGCGCGACAGCCTCAAGCGGGACTACGACCTGGCCGGCCCCTACCTGCAGACCCCGCTGGGCGTGCTGCTGAAGGCCGGCGACACCCGGGCGGTCGCCAAGTCCGAGGACCTGAAGCCGCTGCGGGTGTGCGTCACCGGCGGCACCACCGCCGAGGCGCAGCTCAAGGACATCGGTCCCCGGGTGACCGTCACCGGCACCGACCTGCGGGAGTGCCTGGCCCGGGTCGACGACGACACCGCGGACGCCGTGCTCTCCGACTACCTGGTGCTGCAGGGCGTGGCCGCCAACTCGGGCGGTGGCGGGCAGCGCGCCTACCGGGTGGCCCGGGACGCCCACATCGGCAAGACCCAGTTCCTGATGATGGTGCTGCCGAAGGGGCACCGGAAGGCCTGCGAGCTGCTGCGCGGGGCCATCAACGACTACCTGCAGGACCCGGACTGGATGAACGCCCTGCGCACGTCCTTCGGCTTCGGCCCGGACTTCACCGACAAGGAGCTGCGCGACACCTTCAAGCCGGTCACCACCTCCGCCGGGGACCGCTGCTCGGCCTGA